One part of the Sphingobacterium sp. LZ7M1 genome encodes these proteins:
- a CDS encoding YCF48-related protein produces the protein MKRYFLISAVCLFAFQAYSQSFQTLTSGNKASFRGLETYKNKVVWVSGSNGTVGRSIDSGKSWEWISPKGYEKFDFRDIEVFSAKEAVIVSAGAPAVVLHTKDAGKTWTETYKNEDPAIFLDGMDFKGKTGYILGDPINGQFQLLKSDNKGKTWTDVTEEIHLFAEPGEAAFAASGSSLQVINDWLYIGTGGTYSSLMKRSEKERKLDVQDVPIWSGSASTGIFSIDFLNERVGVVVGGNYTSDKDNSNNILLTHNAGLSWDKPEIPVHGYRSSVKYISPEILVATGTSGTDISKDGGKTWENISTESFNVIAVSFNKKLIYLAGSSGNVVGLTL, from the coding sequence ATGAAAAGATATTTTCTAATTTCTGCAGTTTGTCTTTTCGCCTTTCAAGCTTATTCCCAATCCTTTCAAACCCTAACTTCTGGTAACAAGGCTAGTTTTAGGGGGTTGGAAACCTATAAAAATAAGGTTGTTTGGGTAAGTGGAAGCAATGGAACGGTTGGAAGATCTATTGATTCCGGCAAAAGCTGGGAATGGATTTCGCCGAAAGGATATGAAAAATTTGATTTCAGGGATATTGAGGTTTTCAGTGCCAAAGAAGCAGTTATTGTCAGCGCTGGAGCACCTGCAGTAGTATTACATACGAAAGATGCTGGGAAAACTTGGACAGAAACATATAAGAATGAGGATCCTGCTATCTTTTTAGATGGAATGGACTTCAAGGGAAAAACAGGTTATATATTAGGTGATCCCATCAATGGACAATTTCAATTGCTGAAGAGTGACAATAAAGGCAAAACTTGGACAGATGTGACTGAAGAAATTCATTTGTTTGCGGAGCCCGGGGAAGCGGCATTTGCAGCAAGTGGGTCTTCTCTTCAGGTCATCAATGATTGGTTATATATTGGTACTGGAGGCACTTATTCAAGTTTGATGAAAAGAAGTGAAAAGGAAAGAAAGCTGGACGTTCAGGATGTTCCTATCTGGTCTGGTTCTGCCAGTACTGGAATATTTTCCATTGATTTCCTCAATGAGCGTGTTGGTGTTGTTGTAGGTGGAAACTATACCTCAGATAAGGACAACAGCAATAACATTCTTCTGACCCATAATGCTGGATTATCATGGGATAAACCTGAAATTCCAGTTCATGGATATCGATCGTCCGTAAAATACATTAGTCCTGAAATATTGGTTGCCACTGGAACATCGGGAACTGATATTTCCAAAGATGGAGGAAAGACATGGGAAAATATTTCGACTGAAAGTTTTAATGTCATTGCCGTTTCTTTCAATAAAA
- a CDS encoding YceH family protein — protein MEETKSLPILSPEEIRVLGSLLEKSKTTPEYYPMTLNGLLTACNQKSSRKPVVQYEENLVIQVLDGLKKKGLISTVVGGGSRVTKYKHNLAIQFPLLPQELAIICLLFLRGPLTAGEINSNSGRLYEFENLDEVQELLQKLSTSKPLYIKQLSKRPGQKEVRYIHLFADFDEDSYEEEAPSSPSTTNNTAIAQLEEKVAQLEEQLNTLRAEFDELMKQLS, from the coding sequence ATGGAAGAAACTAAATCATTACCAATTTTAAGCCCTGAAGAAATTAGAGTATTGGGATCATTATTAGAAAAATCTAAGACTACTCCAGAATATTATCCAATGACCCTTAATGGTCTGTTGACTGCCTGTAATCAAAAAAGTTCAAGAAAGCCCGTAGTTCAATATGAAGAAAATCTGGTTATCCAAGTTTTGGACGGATTGAAGAAAAAAGGATTGATTTCAACTGTTGTTGGTGGTGGTAGTCGAGTTACAAAATATAAACACAACTTGGCGATTCAATTTCCCTTATTACCCCAAGAATTAGCAATAATCTGTCTATTATTTCTTCGAGGACCTTTAACAGCTGGTGAAATCAATAGCAATTCTGGTCGTCTATATGAATTTGAAAATCTTGATGAGGTACAGGAACTCCTTCAAAAACTAAGTACCTCTAAACCTTTGTACATCAAACAATTATCAAAACGTCCAGGCCAAAAGGAAGTAAGATATATCCATCTCTTTGCAGACTTTGATGAGGATTCTTATGAGGAAGAGGCTCCCTCAAGTCCATCAACAACCAATAATACGGCAATTGCGCAGCTAGAAGAAAAAGTAGCCCAACTAGAAGAGCAACTTAATACCCTTCGGGCTGAATTTGATGAATTAATGAAGCAACTATCATAG
- a CDS encoding Ig-like domain-containing protein, protein MARQHYLKTIIIILFPIFLSSCVKEGILDEDIEPKNQASKLYVGETLQLKSNDKNTKWKSSNKYVGTIDEEGLFTAHHIGKVKINATNEGKKNSTEITVIPKITDIPEPVIKFGGSKEQIKDLEKRNLLNDSGPALSFETDSPYVESLYYVFQGGKCAYAIVRFKNDPSIDIDYILAFYQERYEAIGTDKDDYYFTDQKRKIVIAVSTKDQFNGRYAVYEKKKS, encoded by the coding sequence ATGGCAAGACAACACTATTTAAAGACCATTATTATTATCCTTTTCCCTATTTTTTTGAGTTCATGTGTTAAAGAAGGTATCCTCGATGAAGATATAGAACCAAAAAATCAAGCCTCAAAATTATATGTGGGGGAAACGCTTCAATTAAAGTCGAATGATAAAAACACGAAATGGAAAAGTTCAAATAAGTATGTTGGGACCATCGACGAAGAAGGTCTCTTTACTGCCCATCATATTGGAAAAGTAAAGATAAATGCAACAAATGAAGGTAAAAAGAACAGCACTGAAATAACCGTTATCCCTAAGATAACGGATATCCCAGAGCCTGTGATTAAATTTGGTGGCTCTAAGGAACAAATCAAAGATTTAGAAAAAAGGAATTTACTGAATGACTCAGGCCCGGCTCTTTCATTTGAAACTGATTCACCTTATGTGGAATCCTTGTATTATGTCTTTCAAGGAGGAAAATGCGCTTATGCAATTGTGCGATTTAAAAATGATCCAAGTATCGACATTGATTATATTCTGGCCTTTTATCAAGAGCGATATGAGGCAATAGGTACGGATAAAGATGATTATTACTTCACGGACCAAAAGCGGAAAATAGTGATAGCCGTATCTACTAAGGATCAGTTTAATGGGAGGTATGCCGTATATGAGAAAAAGAAAAGTTAA
- a CDS encoding basic secretory protein-like protein: MKTKLQSLTFALFCSVIYSSCSKDSFLDQPDPELEKIEIKDITTDARVTVSIENPDGANGQEGSTKLTDGDSTTKFLAKNFKTLDIKFQFDTAKLVAGYDFTTGNDFDGRDPMDWKFYGSNDGQTWKELDSHMGMQFRKRRNTYSFFFKNEEKFTHYKWSISKLYNDNMFQASEFRLIQMPPSSQKQEPIQKIDSLTKNNVSLVFINHSNKSQLEYQERLMNTYFTVYPKLLNDFNPNAKKKMYFIIDPTYDGAAYAWGEVVVFGFKYMEGNPKDGDVVVHETMHHIQQDYKGSVPGWLVEGIADNVRYHYGIDEPDPWTLQDYKPEHNYDGSYGITGRFLLWIETHKNKNFVKELNNALINGTNYNDFFVQSLGKNIQDVWKEYAQNPAI, translated from the coding sequence ATGAAAACCAAACTGCAAAGCTTGACTTTTGCCCTATTTTGTTCAGTTATCTACAGCAGTTGTAGCAAAGACAGTTTCCTGGACCAACCTGACCCTGAATTGGAAAAAATTGAAATTAAGGACATTACCACTGATGCTAGAGTAACCGTAAGCATAGAAAATCCAGATGGGGCTAATGGGCAGGAAGGCTCAACCAAATTAACTGACGGTGACAGCACGACGAAGTTCCTCGCAAAAAACTTTAAGACATTAGATATCAAATTCCAATTTGATACGGCGAAGCTTGTTGCGGGGTATGATTTTACCACAGGAAATGATTTTGACGGCCGTGATCCGATGGATTGGAAATTTTATGGGTCCAATGATGGTCAGACCTGGAAAGAACTGGATAGCCATATGGGCATGCAATTCAGAAAAAGAAGGAATACCTACAGTTTCTTTTTCAAGAATGAGGAGAAATTCACCCATTACAAATGGTCTATCTCAAAGCTTTACAATGACAATATGTTCCAGGCTTCAGAGTTCAGGCTGATCCAGATGCCACCTTCAAGTCAAAAACAGGAACCTATCCAAAAGATTGATAGCTTGACCAAAAACAATGTCTCCTTGGTTTTTATCAATCATTCCAATAAATCACAATTGGAATATCAGGAAAGATTGATGAACACTTACTTTACGGTCTATCCAAAGCTTCTCAATGATTTTAATCCGAATGCGAAAAAGAAAATGTACTTCATCATTGATCCTACTTATGATGGTGCTGCTTATGCCTGGGGTGAGGTCGTGGTTTTTGGCTTCAAATACATGGAAGGAAATCCGAAAGACGGTGATGTCGTTGTCCATGAGACCATGCACCATATACAACAGGATTATAAAGGTTCGGTACCTGGATGGCTAGTTGAAGGCATTGCAGACAATGTAAGGTATCATTATGGTATAGATGAACCTGATCCATGGACATTACAAGATTACAAACCAGAACATAACTATGATGGCAGCTATGGAATTACCGGTCGATTCCTGTTATGGATTGAAACACATAAGAACAAGAATTTTGTAAAAGAATTGAACAATGCCTTGATCAATGGCACTAACTACAATGATTTTTTTGTGCAATCGCTTGGAAAGAACATTCAAGATGTCTGGAAAGAATATGCACAGAATCCAGCAATCTAA